A genome region from Manis javanica isolate MJ-LG chromosome 3, MJ_LKY, whole genome shotgun sequence includes the following:
- the LOC140848281 gene encoding alpha-1,4-N-acetylglucosaminyltransferase-like — MNRASELKTFPIPHLSAPGPVQINASAERHWLHVSSDACRLAIIWKYGSIYMDTDVISIRPIPENFLAAQSSHYSSNRVFGFLPHHPFLWECMENFVEHYNSDIWGNQGPNLMTRMLRLWCKLRDFQEVSNLGCQNLSFLHPHIFYPISYPQWRHYYEVWDPELSFNYSYALHLWNYMNHNKKVVVRGGNTMVENLYRKHCPRTYRYLIHCPEGLVTGMPGPGNK; from the coding sequence ATCAATGCCAGTGCCGAGAGACACTGGCTCCACGTCAGCTCAGATGCGTGCCGTCTCGCCATCATCTGGAAGTATGGCAGCATCTACATGGACACCGATGTCATTTCCATCAGGCCCATTCCTGAGAACTTCTTGGCTGCACAGTCTTCTCATTACTCTAGCAACAGGGTGTTTGGATTCCTGCCCCACCACCCTTTCCTGTGGGAGTGCATGGAAAACTTTGTTGAACACTACAATTCGGACATTTGGGGCAACCAGGGTCCCAATTTGATGACAAGGATGTTGAGACTGTGGTGCAAACTCAGAGACTTCCAGGAGGTGAGCAACCTCGGGTGTCAGAACTTGTCCTTCCTACATCCCCACATATTTTACCCCATCTCCTATCCACAGTGGAGGCACTACTATGAAGTCTGGGACCCAGAACTGAGCTTCAACTACTCCTATGCCCTGCACCTGTGGAACTACATGAATCATAACAAGAAGGTTGTGGTCAGAGGGGGCAACACAATGGTGGAAAATCTCTACCGTAAGCACTGTCCCAGGACTTACAGGTACCTGATTCACTGCCCAGAGGGGCTGGTGACTGGGATGCCAGGGCCAGGTAACAAATAG